Proteins encoded together in one Verrucomicrobiia bacterium window:
- the argB gene encoding acetylglutamate kinase has product MQDLIKKADVLLEALPYVQRFRSSTFVVKYGGSFMDSPDAKVREGVAADIVFLEAMGINPVVVHGGGKAITKAMEKAGIKAQFIEGMRVTDEKSMDIVEDVLGNVINRNIVETIQKLGGKARSFSGKDVFKCHKLLTGGVDLGYVGEVTDVIIDKIRKALHAQVVPIISPMGLGEDGHAYNINADVAAAKLAMALDARRLVFMSDVPGLMRDPSNPETLISSLHVKEVLDLKREGIIDKGMIPKVDSAVEAVQAGVRRVHFVDGRIPHSILLEIFTDKGIGTEIVK; this is encoded by the coding sequence ATGCAGGACCTCATTAAAAAAGCCGATGTATTGCTGGAAGCGTTGCCGTACGTTCAACGCTTTCGCAGTTCGACCTTTGTCGTCAAGTACGGCGGCAGTTTTATGGATTCCCCCGACGCGAAGGTGCGCGAGGGCGTAGCGGCGGACATTGTTTTCCTCGAGGCCATGGGCATCAACCCCGTGGTCGTTCACGGCGGCGGCAAAGCCATCACCAAAGCGATGGAAAAGGCGGGTATCAAGGCGCAGTTCATCGAGGGGATGCGCGTGACCGATGAGAAGTCCATGGACATCGTCGAGGATGTGCTGGGCAACGTGATCAATCGCAACATCGTCGAGACGATCCAGAAGTTGGGCGGCAAAGCGCGCAGTTTTTCGGGCAAGGATGTTTTCAAATGCCACAAACTTCTTACCGGCGGCGTGGACCTCGGATATGTCGGTGAAGTCACTGACGTCATTATAGACAAGATTCGCAAGGCCCTGCATGCGCAAGTCGTTCCGATCATCAGCCCGATGGGCTTGGGCGAGGACGGCCACGCGTATAATATCAATGCCGACGTGGCTGCCGCAAAGTTGGCGATGGCCCTCGATGCGCGACGACTCGTGTTCATGAGCGATGTGCCCGGTTTGATGCGCGACCCGAGCAATCCCGAGACGTTGATTTCCAGCCTGCACGTGAAGGAAGTGCTTGATTTGAAACGCGAGGGTATCATCGATAAGGGCATGATTCCGAAAGTGGACAGCGCCGTCGAGGCCGTGCAAGCCGGGGTGCGCCGCGTGCACTTCGTGGATGGTCGCATCCCGCATTCGATCTTGCTGGAGATCTTCACCGACAAAGGGATTGGCACTGAGATCGTGAAGTGA
- a CDS encoding proteasome subunit alpha, whose amino-acid sequence MDHPLPIPQFLHDGDFLSVLKAHGYEAAPRLAQAAAKFEHEMGKGSIATEGTTVLAVKYKDGVLVAGDRRATAGNLVMYERAEKLINIDERSILAIAGVPAVAFEMARVLEHSFKYFERSQLQEMSTAGKVRSLSKLLKENLPLTLQGVGMVVPIFATYETANGKDGGGKVYFYDALGAQFEGVDYSASGSGSLAVRSVLHYLNTWGGKPLAKFSESEIIITALRVLDTAADSDTATSGYNPKSDIFPIVRVITEDGVREIPESELGRVYKSEV is encoded by the coding sequence ATGGATCATCCCCTACCGATTCCGCAATTCCTGCATGATGGCGATTTCCTGAGCGTGCTGAAAGCCCACGGCTATGAGGCGGCGCCCCGTCTGGCCCAGGCGGCTGCCAAATTCGAGCACGAGATGGGCAAAGGCAGCATCGCCACCGAAGGCACAACGGTCCTCGCCGTCAAATACAAGGACGGTGTGCTCGTCGCGGGCGACCGACGCGCCACGGCGGGCAATCTCGTCATGTACGAGCGCGCCGAGAAGCTCATCAATATCGATGAACGGTCCATTCTCGCCATCGCGGGCGTGCCCGCGGTCGCGTTTGAAATGGCGCGGGTTCTCGAACACAGTTTCAAGTATTTCGAACGCAGCCAGCTCCAGGAAATGAGCACGGCCGGCAAGGTGCGCTCGCTGTCGAAACTGCTGAAGGAAAACCTGCCGCTCACATTACAGGGTGTGGGCATGGTCGTGCCGATCTTTGCGACGTACGAGACTGCGAACGGCAAAGACGGCGGGGGCAAGGTGTATTTCTACGACGCGCTCGGCGCCCAATTCGAGGGCGTGGATTACTCCGCCAGCGGTTCCGGTTCGCTCGCCGTGCGCAGTGTGCTGCACTATCTCAATACGTGGGGTGGCAAGCCGCTGGCCAAATTCAGCGAGTCGGAAATCATCATCACAGCCCTGCGTGTGCTCGACACGGCTGCCGACAGTGACACGGCCACCAGCGGCTACAATCCCAAGTCCGACATTTTTCCGATCGTCCGCGTCATCACGGAGGACGGCGTCCGGGAGATTCCGGAGTCCGAGCTGGGCCGCGTGTACAAGAGTGAGGTCTAG
- the argJ gene encoding bifunctional glutamate N-acetyltransferase/amino-acid acetyltransferase ArgJ, which yields MKTSFIRISGSVTAPRGFRAAGTAAGIKTRGKKDMALIVSDKPATVAATFTTNQVKAAPVKLSMRHVKSGKARAIVANSGNANACTGSDGVIHARAMACAVARRLGCAENHVLVCSTGRIGVNLPIVKVEGGIKQLLGILSPRGGMSAAQAIMTTDTFAKQVAVQFKAGGRTIRVGGIAKGAGMIQPNMATMLSFLTTDAAIPRGALRKALTHAVNHSFNRISVDGDTSTNDTVILLANGVAGAPPLGKFQEALDFVCLELAKMIVRDGEGVSKFVTLNVHGAASDRDAVIAARSVANSVLVKTSWCGGDPNWGRILDALGYSRAKVDEDLVEVAYNGVPAFHGGMATRTPLAKLRKIVAQPTFTIDIHLHLGRGQCTMHTCDLTEKYVELNKGE from the coding sequence ATGAAGACTTCTTTCATTCGGATTAGTGGTTCGGTCACCGCTCCGCGCGGTTTTCGCGCCGCCGGCACCGCAGCGGGAATCAAGACGCGCGGCAAGAAAGACATGGCGCTCATTGTTTCGGACAAACCCGCGACGGTGGCGGCGACGTTCACGACAAATCAGGTTAAGGCCGCGCCGGTGAAATTGAGTATGCGGCATGTGAAATCCGGCAAGGCCCGCGCGATCGTCGCCAACAGCGGGAATGCGAATGCCTGTACGGGTAGCGATGGCGTGATCCACGCCCGGGCCATGGCCTGCGCGGTTGCGCGTCGTCTCGGATGCGCGGAAAACCACGTGCTTGTCTGCTCGACGGGTCGGATCGGCGTCAACCTCCCGATTGTCAAGGTCGAGGGGGGCATCAAGCAGCTTCTGGGCATCCTTTCCCCGCGCGGCGGAATGTCGGCCGCGCAGGCGATCATGACCACCGACACGTTCGCGAAGCAGGTTGCGGTGCAATTCAAGGCGGGCGGCCGGACGATTCGCGTCGGCGGCATCGCCAAGGGCGCCGGCATGATCCAGCCGAACATGGCGACGATGTTGAGCTTCCTCACGACGGATGCCGCCATTCCGCGAGGGGCCCTGCGGAAGGCGCTCACGCATGCCGTCAATCATTCCTTCAACCGCATCAGCGTTGACGGTGACACGAGCACCAACGATACGGTGATCCTCCTGGCCAACGGCGTGGCCGGTGCGCCGCCGTTGGGGAAGTTTCAGGAAGCGCTCGACTTCGTGTGCCTCGAACTCGCGAAGATGATCGTCCGCGACGGCGAAGGCGTATCGAAATTTGTGACTCTTAACGTCCACGGGGCCGCTTCCGACCGCGACGCGGTGATTGCGGCACGGTCCGTGGCGAATTCCGTGCTCGTGAAGACAAGTTGGTGTGGTGGCGATCCGAATTGGGGCCGGATCCTCGACGCGCTCGGCTACAGCCGCGCCAAAGTCGACGAGGATCTTGTAGAGGTCGCTTATAATGGCGTACCCGCGTTTCACGGCGGCATGGCCACGCGAACGCCGCTGGCAAAGCTGCGGAAGATCGTCGCCCAACCGACGTTCACAATCGACATTCACCTGCATCTCGGCCGTGGCCAATGCACGATGCACACCTGCGATTTGACGGAGAAATACGTCGAGTTGAACAAGGGGGAGTAA
- a CDS encoding proteasome accessory factor PafA2 family protein produces the protein MNRIVGLETEYGCLVSNEDRQGGPDAFPIRVKNHLFNVARLGAIDLHYRDYEEPPRNGGFLLNGGRLYLDMGHIEYSTPECLSLRDVVSFDHAGDLLLQGALESMGLADRVSFVKNNIDHHTGATFGCHENYLMKRNAQFTPQVLSALLSFLATRQIFSGAGRVGQANPLAFEFDHNRHDQPVHFQISQRADHIVNDIYQWVQFNRAIINARDEPLADYRRYRRLHLLIGDSNMSQYATALKVGTTALVLDLLEEGILPKRVGLMDPVQATRDISRDPHYRWIVRLENGQTRTALEIQHSFLGLAKHYLAGVSPENDWVIREWEAILDGLERDPMSQTDKIDWVAKKWMLQMFLEQEHLGWDDPWLQSLDLEYHNLDPRRGLYFALAQQGRSQHVVTPERIAFCTQNPPENTRAQARGIAVRHLRDQVGSYIINWDSITVENKDPLVMNDPFHTYQSEVAQLLFSDRDGPKPELSK, from the coding sequence ATGAACCGCATCGTCGGGCTGGAGACCGAATACGGCTGCCTGGTGAGCAACGAAGACCGGCAGGGCGGGCCCGACGCGTTCCCGATCCGGGTCAAGAACCACCTCTTCAACGTCGCGCGACTCGGCGCGATTGACCTGCACTACCGGGACTATGAAGAACCGCCGCGCAACGGCGGTTTTCTGCTCAACGGCGGACGACTTTATCTCGACATGGGGCATATCGAGTATTCCACGCCCGAGTGTCTCAGCCTGCGTGACGTGGTTTCCTTCGACCATGCGGGCGACCTTCTCCTGCAAGGCGCGCTGGAAAGCATGGGCCTCGCTGACCGCGTGTCGTTCGTCAAAAACAACATCGACCACCACACGGGCGCGACCTTCGGTTGCCATGAGAATTACCTGATGAAGCGCAACGCGCAATTCACGCCGCAGGTGCTGTCCGCGTTGCTCTCGTTTCTCGCCACGCGCCAGATTTTTTCCGGGGCGGGCCGAGTGGGCCAGGCCAATCCCCTCGCCTTCGAGTTCGATCACAATCGGCACGATCAGCCGGTGCACTTCCAGATTTCGCAGCGGGCCGACCACATCGTGAACGACATCTACCAGTGGGTCCAGTTTAACCGGGCGATCATCAACGCCCGGGATGAGCCGCTGGCGGATTACCGAAGGTACCGCCGGCTCCATCTGCTCATTGGTGATTCGAACATGAGCCAGTACGCGACGGCGCTCAAAGTCGGGACCACGGCGCTTGTCCTGGATTTACTGGAAGAAGGCATCCTCCCGAAACGCGTGGGGTTGATGGATCCCGTGCAAGCCACCCGGGATATCTCGCGCGACCCGCATTACCGCTGGATCGTCCGGCTCGAAAACGGCCAGACGCGCACGGCGCTGGAGATCCAGCATTCGTTCCTGGGCCTGGCGAAGCACTACCTGGCCGGCGTGAGTCCCGAGAACGACTGGGTGATTCGCGAGTGGGAGGCGATTTTGGACGGGCTGGAGCGCGATCCGATGTCGCAGACGGACAAAATCGATTGGGTGGCGAAGAAGTGGATGCTGCAGATGTTCCTCGAACAGGAGCACCTTGGTTGGGATGATCCGTGGCTGCAGTCACTCGACCTGGAGTATCACAACCTCGATCCGCGCCGCGGCCTATATTTCGCGCTGGCGCAGCAAGGCCGCTCGCAACACGTGGTGACCCCCGAGCGCATCGCGTTCTGCACGCAGAATCCGCCGGAGAACACCCGGGCGCAGGCGCGCGGCATTGCCGTCCGGCATTTGCGCGATCAGGTCGGAAGCTACATCATCAATTGGGACTCCATTACGGTGGAGAACAAAGACCCACTGGTCATGAACGACCCGTTTCACACCTACCAATCTGAAGTGGCCCAGTTGCTCTTCAGCGATCGCGACGGTCCAAAGCCTGAGCTTTCGAAGTAG
- the rplM gene encoding 50S ribosomal protein L13: MSTFFAKKEEQKPRWYVIDASNQVLGKVAVRAANVLRGKIKPTFTPHVDAGDFVVVVNAEKVVLTGKKETAKVYMSYSQYPGKEKRRTVKQVRATHPEKLIKHAVKGMIPHNRLGRAMITKLKVYAGSAHPHVAQKPEAITL; this comes from the coding sequence ATGAGTACGTTTTTCGCTAAAAAAGAAGAGCAGAAGCCCCGCTGGTACGTCATCGACGCCAGCAATCAGGTGCTCGGCAAAGTGGCCGTGCGCGCCGCCAATGTCTTGCGTGGCAAGATCAAACCCACGTTTACGCCGCATGTCGATGCGGGTGATTTCGTGGTGGTGGTCAACGCCGAGAAGGTCGTCCTTACCGGTAAGAAGGAAACGGCCAAGGTGTACATGTCCTATTCGCAGTACCCGGGCAAAGAGAAACGCCGCACGGTCAAGCAGGTGCGCGCGACTCATCCCGAGAAGCTCATTAAGCACGCGGTGAAGGGTATGATCCCGCACAACCGCCTGGGTCGCGCAATGATTACGAAACTCAAAGTCTACGCCGGCTCGGCTCACCCGCATGTCGCGCAGAAGCCCGAAGCCATCACCCTTTAG
- a CDS encoding ubiquitin-like protein UBact, protein MADSNAQFPERINRPTSPAPWEKKEADEGGPRRPDTQTPDTKELLKKMRRVDPNQAKRYRQRTGQ, encoded by the coding sequence ATGGCCGATTCCAACGCACAATTTCCCGAACGCATCAATCGACCCACTTCCCCCGCTCCGTGGGAAAAGAAGGAAGCCGACGAAGGCGGGCCGCGCCGCCCGGACACGCAAACTCCCGACACCAAGGAACTCCTGAAAAAGATGCGACGGGTCGACCCCAACCAGGCCAAGCGCTATCGCCAACGCACGGGGCAGTGA
- the dop gene encoding depupylase/deamidase Dop — translation MQRTLGIETEYGITVDGSESVDVVAESIALVRSYTQVEPPSQDSALKWDYDLEDPHQDVRGFRVAELMQDFDEARYFVQDQNRKLSFQEIKSDLVLSNGARYYNDHAHPEYATPECKRLRDIIAQDKAGERIIEECVRRRNRHTTGGVVKVYKNNTDFVGHSYGCHDNYLMRRDIPFDLVIRGLTPFLVTRQIVAGAGKVGIEAEDGAPANVYQISQRADFFSVLVSIDTMNRRPIINTRDEPHADSDMYRRLHVIIGDANMSEISGALKIGTTSLVLDLLEQRLCPMQIELAEPIAALKAVSRDPTLKTTLRQAGGPTIGPIDIQREYLAAAHKHLRGRDEETDWVLATWEQVLTDLERDPMLCRDRLDWVAKKWMLDAFVEVEKVGWDDPWLQSLDLEYHNVRQDEGLYAELVREKQVRRFVTDDEIRFAIRQPPRDTRAYFRGRCIEKFGKQMSSVQWDEITFGENEHESVVRLLNVFDDEDVRRYNAAIDNAPDVETLLRNLKLTRR, via the coding sequence ATGCAACGAACCCTGGGCATTGAAACCGAATACGGAATCACTGTCGATGGATCGGAAAGCGTCGACGTTGTGGCCGAGTCGATCGCCCTGGTGCGCAGCTATACGCAGGTCGAACCGCCCTCGCAGGATTCCGCGCTGAAGTGGGATTACGACCTCGAAGATCCGCACCAGGACGTGCGCGGCTTTCGCGTCGCGGAATTGATGCAGGACTTCGACGAGGCGCGTTACTTCGTCCAGGACCAGAACCGCAAACTCAGCTTCCAGGAAATCAAAAGCGACCTCGTCCTCTCCAACGGCGCGCGCTATTACAACGACCACGCCCATCCGGAGTACGCAACCCCCGAGTGCAAGCGCCTCCGCGACATCATCGCGCAGGACAAGGCGGGCGAGCGGATCATCGAGGAATGCGTCCGCCGCCGCAACCGGCACACGACCGGTGGCGTCGTGAAGGTGTACAAGAACAACACCGATTTCGTCGGCCATAGCTACGGCTGCCACGACAATTATTTGATGCGACGCGACATTCCGTTCGATCTCGTCATTCGCGGCCTCACCCCGTTCCTCGTCACGCGGCAGATCGTCGCCGGCGCGGGCAAGGTCGGCATCGAAGCCGAGGACGGCGCGCCCGCCAATGTGTATCAAATCAGCCAGCGGGCGGATTTCTTCAGCGTGCTCGTGTCCATCGACACGATGAACCGCCGCCCGATCATCAACACCCGCGACGAGCCGCATGCCGACAGCGACATGTATCGCCGCCTGCACGTTATTATCGGCGACGCGAACATGAGCGAAATCTCCGGGGCATTGAAAATTGGCACCACCTCGCTGGTGCTCGACCTGTTGGAACAGCGGTTGTGCCCCATGCAGATTGAGTTGGCCGAGCCGATTGCGGCCTTGAAGGCCGTCTCGCGCGACCCGACCCTGAAAACCACGCTCCGTCAGGCCGGCGGGCCGACAATTGGGCCGATCGACATTCAGCGCGAGTACCTGGCGGCGGCCCACAAGCATTTGCGCGGTCGGGATGAAGAAACCGACTGGGTGCTGGCGACGTGGGAGCAGGTGTTGACCGATCTGGAACGCGACCCGATGCTGTGCCGCGACCGGCTCGATTGGGTGGCCAAGAAATGGATGCTCGACGCCTTCGTGGAGGTCGAGAAAGTGGGGTGGGACGATCCATGGCTCCAGTCGCTCGACCTCGAGTACCACAACGTGAGGCAGGACGAGGGCTTGTACGCGGAACTGGTCCGCGAGAAGCAAGTGCGGCGTTTTGTGACCGACGACGAAATCCGCTTCGCGATTCGCCAGCCGCCACGCGATACGCGCGCGTATTTTCGCGGCCGCTGCATCGAAAAGTTCGGGAAGCAGATGAGTTCCGTGCAATGGGACGAGATCACGTTTGGCGAAAATGAGCATGAATCAGTGGTCCGACTCCTGAATGTTTTTGACGATGAAGACGTGCGCCGCTATAATGCCGCCATTGACAATGCGCCGGATGTGGAGACATTACTGCGTAACTTGAAGTTAACGCGGAGATAA
- the rpsI gene encoding 30S ribosomal protein S9 gives MATASVQSNAFLGTGRRKTSVARVRLVPGSGKIVINDRTADEYLSVPNQRTIAFQPLAETQNVDKYDIFVSVLGGGVSGQAGAISHGIARALLKASPDLKGILRKKGFLTRDSRMKERKKYGQPGARKRFQFSKR, from the coding sequence ATGGCAACAGCATCCGTTCAATCAAACGCATTCCTCGGAACCGGCCGTCGCAAAACCAGCGTCGCCCGCGTCCGTCTCGTACCCGGCTCCGGCAAAATCGTCATCAATGACCGCACGGCCGATGAGTACCTGTCGGTGCCCAACCAACGCACCATCGCTTTCCAGCCGCTCGCGGAGACGCAGAACGTCGACAAGTACGACATATTTGTCAGCGTCCTCGGCGGCGGCGTCTCGGGCCAGGCAGGCGCCATCAGTCACGGCATCGCCCGCGCACTCTTGAAGGCCTCACCCGACTTGAAGGGGATCCTCCGCAAGAAGGGTTTCCTCACACGGGATTCGAGGATGAAGGAACGCAAGAAGTACGGTCAACCGGGCGCACGCAAGCGCTTCCAGTTCTCGAAGCGTTAA
- a CDS encoding AAA family ATPase: MSDHSGYKKPTPPGGPLDFTDKWGPRNESTPIELVDKLLSTLPEGDPSRFDLFRLRQQIQEHELTLSEARAAIEKMDEVIKKVTSPANRIGTFLGFPKKDIAQIAVGGHDYFSNVDPRLDPQALKIGTRVLVNEAYVVVGDLGYDNSGPVGKINDVLKDGRLRVGQEHGMHSVILQRSSDLLSANLKTGDEIRIDPAFRVAIELLASSDKQEFYLEDVPELPWSRVGGQTSAIQAIKDAIELPLLHPDLFSRFHYAQPKGFLLHGPPGCGKTLIGKATAFNLTGKLREQTGHDMKECFMHVKGPEILNMWVGESERIVREIFSIAREKRKQGYMPFLFIDEAESILGTRRAGRYANILSTLVPMFCSEMDGIESLNDIVIILASNRADLIDPAILRPGRIDRKIRIDRPDKDGAHEIFSIYLTADLPLDPATLKAHGGDAKTTVTALVDTVIKTLFAHRDENRFLEVSLRSGRNAVLYRGDLISGAIIASIVERAKEMAIKRSIDSRKDEGISEADLLRALDLEYAENDIFPPTDITEDWLMLLDYDPENVVKVSPIRPLSGPRSKGVSAVV; this comes from the coding sequence ATGAGCGACCATTCAGGCTATAAGAAACCGACCCCTCCGGGAGGTCCGTTGGATTTCACAGACAAATGGGGACCGCGCAACGAGTCTACCCCGATCGAATTGGTAGATAAGCTGCTTTCGACCCTACCCGAGGGCGATCCGTCCCGCTTTGATCTTTTTCGCCTGCGACAGCAGATCCAGGAGCACGAGCTGACGCTTTCCGAGGCGCGCGCGGCCATCGAAAAGATGGACGAGGTCATCAAGAAGGTGACTTCACCCGCAAACCGTATCGGCACTTTTCTCGGGTTCCCGAAAAAGGACATCGCACAGATTGCCGTCGGCGGTCACGATTACTTTTCCAATGTCGATCCGCGACTTGACCCGCAGGCCCTGAAGATTGGGACGCGCGTGCTCGTGAATGAGGCGTATGTGGTCGTCGGCGATCTCGGCTATGACAACTCGGGACCCGTCGGCAAGATCAATGACGTGCTAAAGGACGGCCGCCTCCGCGTCGGCCAGGAGCACGGAATGCACTCGGTCATTTTGCAGCGCTCCAGCGATTTACTCAGCGCCAACCTGAAGACCGGGGATGAAATCCGGATTGACCCGGCGTTTCGGGTAGCCATTGAACTGCTCGCGTCCTCCGACAAACAGGAGTTTTATTTGGAGGATGTACCGGAACTGCCGTGGTCGCGTGTCGGCGGCCAGACTTCCGCCATCCAGGCCATCAAGGACGCGATTGAATTGCCCTTGCTGCATCCGGATCTTTTCAGCCGCTTTCATTATGCGCAGCCGAAGGGTTTTCTGCTCCACGGTCCGCCGGGCTGTGGCAAAACGCTTATCGGCAAGGCGACGGCCTTCAACCTGACCGGGAAATTGCGGGAGCAGACCGGCCACGACATGAAGGAATGCTTCATGCACGTGAAGGGCCCTGAGATCCTTAATATGTGGGTAGGCGAGTCCGAGCGTATCGTGCGCGAGATTTTCAGCATCGCCCGGGAGAAGCGCAAACAGGGTTATATGCCTTTTCTATTCATCGACGAGGCCGAGTCAATCTTAGGCACCCGTCGTGCGGGCCGCTACGCGAACATTCTTTCGACGCTGGTGCCGATGTTTTGCTCCGAGATGGACGGTATCGAGTCACTGAACGATATCGTAATTATTCTTGCCTCGAACCGGGCGGACCTGATCGATCCGGCCATCCTCCGTCCGGGCCGCATCGACCGCAAAATTCGGATTGACCGCCCGGATAAGGATGGTGCGCACGAGATTTTCTCAATCTATTTGACCGCGGACCTGCCGCTTGATCCCGCCACGTTGAAGGCGCACGGCGGCGACGCGAAAACCACGGTAACAGCCCTGGTGGATACAGTCATCAAGACGCTTTTTGCGCACCGCGATGAAAACCGTTTCCTCGAAGTGTCGTTGCGCAGCGGTCGCAACGCGGTGCTCTATCGCGGCGACCTCATCAGCGGCGCGATCATCGCCAGCATCGTCGAGCGCGCCAAGGAAATGGCCATCAAACGCAGCATCGATTCCCGCAAGGATGAGGGCATCAGCGAGGCGGACCTGCTCCGCGCGCTGGACCTTGAATACGCGGAAAACGACATCTTCCCGCCCACCGACATCACGGAGGACTGGTTGATGTTGCTCGATTACGATCCCGAAAACGTCGTAAAGGTTTCCCCGATCCGGCCCCTGTCGGGACCCCGGTCGAAGGGAGTCAGTGCCGTCGTCTAA
- the argC gene encoding N-acetyl-gamma-glutamyl-phosphate reductase, with protein sequence MKKTKAAIVGASGYSGQELIRLLLRHPHVEITHFTSRQYAGKAVAEIFPRFRGQIDATFVEPNVDSIDTDVVFLALPHGVASEYAPALLKKGIKVLDLSADFRLKSAAVYQEFYDHQHPAPELLKASVYGLPEIHRDEIRKANLIACPGCYPTSIILGVMPALRKGLGKADSIIATSLSGVSGAGRKVADEFLFTECNESARAYGIPKHRHISEIEQELTALAGSQVTISFTPHLIPLNRGIVSTIYMALAAKAEDALAVYRDFYKGEPFIRVTPSLPDTKNVEATNFCDISVRIDPRTNRLVVVSVIDNLTKGAAGQAVQCLNLVCGYEETAGLLP encoded by the coding sequence ATGAAAAAAACCAAAGCCGCCATCGTCGGCGCGAGTGGCTACTCGGGTCAGGAATTGATCCGACTGCTGTTGCGACATCCTCACGTCGAAATCACGCACTTCACCTCGCGGCAATATGCCGGCAAAGCTGTTGCGGAGATTTTTCCACGATTCCGCGGGCAGATCGACGCTACGTTTGTCGAACCGAACGTCGATAGCATCGATACCGACGTCGTTTTTCTTGCCTTGCCGCATGGCGTGGCGTCCGAGTATGCGCCCGCGCTGTTGAAGAAAGGAATCAAGGTGCTCGATTTGTCGGCGGACTTCCGGTTAAAATCGGCGGCCGTTTATCAGGAGTTCTACGACCATCAGCATCCCGCTCCGGAGTTACTGAAAGCTTCCGTGTACGGCCTGCCGGAGATTCACCGCGACGAGATTCGCAAGGCGAACCTCATCGCCTGTCCCGGTTGCTATCCGACGAGCATCATTCTCGGCGTCATGCCCGCCCTCCGGAAGGGACTGGGCAAAGCCGACAGCATCATCGCCACAAGCCTCAGCGGCGTCAGCGGCGCGGGGCGAAAGGTGGCGGACGAGTTCTTGTTCACGGAGTGCAACGAAAGCGCGCGCGCGTATGGTATCCCGAAGCACCGCCATATCAGCGAAATTGAGCAGGAATTGACGGCGCTGGCTGGTTCGCAGGTGACGATTTCCTTTACGCCGCACCTCATTCCGTTGAATCGCGGAATCGTCAGTACCATATATATGGCGCTTGCGGCGAAGGCGGAGGATGCGTTGGCGGTCTATCGCGACTTCTACAAGGGTGAACCGTTTATCCGCGTGACGCCGTCGTTGCCGGATACGAAGAATGTCGAGGCGACCAATTTCTGCGACATTTCCGTGCGCATCGACCCGCGCACGAATCGGCTTGTCGTGGTCAGCGTGATCGACAACCTGACCAAGGGCGCCGCCGGCCAGGCCGTGCAATGCCTGAATCTGGTTTGCGGTTATGAAGAAACGGCGGGACTTTTACCATGA